In Photobacterium sp. TLY01, the following proteins share a genomic window:
- a CDS encoding PstS family phosphate ABC transporter substrate-binding protein — protein sequence MRLMTHTLIATGIMLASCSVYAAVAVEKELNVMVHELANANNTPVQLIEKGDIQAAMIANEASMGISSRKWLDSEIALFENKFGYRPVQIFFTYDAVSILVNQDNPVRAMTMGQLKQIFGCQDSPQKLDWRQLPDHQNEDFSTAVPYAVSGELDTHLNFSKLVDCGKDQYLATQFLSSHDEMNEQISSDINAIGYSVLPGVPDDLKRIAILDDRGKAFTIDPETVLSGRYPLANVYYLSLNIPPKQKGLTSEQQRLVDLTFDQDNQSIIEKHGFLPLPAEAVHRNQVKLKQVLPLVVGGYK from the coding sequence ATGCGATTGATGACACACACCCTGATTGCAACGGGGATCATGCTGGCCAGCTGTTCAGTGTATGCCGCTGTTGCCGTTGAAAAAGAGCTGAATGTAATGGTTCATGAACTGGCCAATGCGAACAATACGCCTGTTCAATTGATTGAAAAAGGCGATATTCAGGCGGCGATGATCGCCAATGAAGCCAGTATGGGGATTAGTTCCCGCAAATGGCTGGATAGCGAAATCGCCTTGTTTGAAAATAAATTCGGTTATCGGCCGGTACAGATATTTTTTACTTACGATGCAGTTTCTATTCTCGTTAATCAAGATAACCCTGTAAGGGCCATGACGATGGGGCAGCTGAAGCAGATTTTCGGCTGTCAGGATTCACCTCAGAAGCTGGACTGGCGCCAGTTGCCGGATCATCAGAATGAGGATTTTTCAACGGCCGTTCCCTATGCTGTTTCCGGTGAGCTGGATACACACTTAAATTTCTCTAAGCTGGTGGATTGCGGGAAAGATCAATATCTGGCGACACAATTTCTCAGTAGTCACGATGAAATGAACGAGCAGATCAGCAGTGATATCAATGCAATTGGCTACTCTGTTTTACCTGGTGTACCCGACGACCTGAAGCGGATTGCTATTTTAGATGACAGAGGCAAAGCCTTCACCATCGATCCGGAAACTGTGCTGTCGGGGCGTTATCCATTGGCAAATGTGTATTATCTGTCATTGAATATTCCACCCAAACAGAAAGGGCTGACAAGCGAGCAGCAGCGACTGGTTGATCTCACGTTTGACCAGGATAACCAGTCCATCATTGAAAAACATGGTTTCCTGCCGCTGCCTGCGGAAGCGGTGCACAGAAATCAGGTGAAATTAAAGCAGGTTTTGCCACTGGTTGTTGGTGGATATAAATAA
- a CDS encoding OmpA family protein — MRLRQIGLITLPLLLSACADMPDTTTTRHQMDDLRDSDQDGVINQRDVCLDTLRGAQVDEHGCASWQIFEKLDVLSVYFNFDDDHIRMDQSDSFDELLAIMNDNHEAKVILVGDTSPEGTDAYNDALAKRRTGVIKEALVLNGIAPERISEQRYSQITSLTQFLKVRKRRTIAVITKPEMTVKPAWTIFSSEQTQ; from the coding sequence ATGAGACTTCGCCAGATTGGATTGATCACCTTACCTTTATTATTGTCTGCCTGTGCTGACATGCCGGATACAACCACGACACGCCACCAGATGGATGATCTGCGTGACTCAGATCAGGATGGCGTGATCAATCAAAGGGATGTCTGTTTAGACACTTTGCGGGGTGCCCAGGTGGATGAGCATGGCTGTGCTTCCTGGCAGATATTTGAGAAGCTGGATGTCTTATCGGTGTATTTCAATTTTGATGATGATCATATCCGGATGGATCAATCAGACTCTTTCGATGAACTGCTCGCTATCATGAATGACAATCACGAAGCCAAAGTGATTTTAGTGGGGGACACCAGCCCGGAAGGGACAGATGCATATAATGATGCCTTGGCAAAAAGGCGTACAGGCGTCATTAAAGAGGCTCTGGTACTGAACGGTATTGCCCCGGAACGTATTTCTGAGCAGCGGTATTCGCAGATTACGTCACTGACCCAGTTCTTAAAAGTACGTAAACGCCGCACCATTGCTGTGATCACTAAACCGGAAATGACCGTGAAGCCGGCTTGGACAATTTTCAGCTCCGAGCAAACTCAGTGA
- a CDS encoding TolC family outer membrane protein: MRSKRLLMTCMLGLTPMGISSAYALSLEESVAAAIDYSPEVLGQYARFQSVVRDQDEAQGFYLPQVNLYAAAGYEETRYSSGNKIAPDDRGLTRTEMGVKVSQLIFDGMKTSANIDRLGYEAESERLTLIADAENVALDVVRVYLEYLKSQQILELSKRNVIDHETIYNNILDRKKKGLSSNSDLAQIAARVATAKSTLISAQNNLYDQEAQFMRLVGLPTKELVTPVFDYSLLPPDLDIAINQAVENHPEIQAAILDIKAAREEVRREKGGYYPELKLEAYGNKNDNIGGVEGPEEDARVMLTLDYDLFNGGSTNARVESAAWRAEQARSIRLRAERQVREGTTLAWNAYNMLDKQKQLLQQNVDAAKAAEDGYVQQFNVGRRSLLDVLDAKVEVFLARKNYVNASYDHTLAAYRMFNAMGILTYALRVEHPEEWQTEKEKRG; the protein is encoded by the coding sequence ATGCGATCCAAACGACTATTGATGACTTGTATGCTGGGCTTGACCCCGATGGGAATATCCTCTGCTTATGCACTTTCCCTGGAAGAATCGGTTGCAGCGGCCATCGATTACAGCCCGGAAGTATTGGGACAATATGCCAGATTTCAGTCTGTCGTCAGAGATCAGGACGAAGCGCAAGGCTTCTATTTGCCCCAGGTTAATCTTTACGCGGCGGCGGGCTATGAAGAAACCCGTTATAGCAGCGGGAATAAAATTGCGCCGGATGACAGAGGACTGACACGCACTGAAATGGGCGTAAAAGTGTCACAGCTGATTTTTGATGGCATGAAAACATCCGCCAATATTGACCGCCTGGGCTACGAGGCTGAGTCTGAGCGACTGACACTGATCGCCGACGCAGAAAATGTTGCACTCGATGTAGTGCGTGTGTATCTCGAGTACCTGAAATCTCAGCAAATTCTTGAGTTAAGCAAACGCAATGTGATCGATCATGAAACCATTTATAACAATATTCTTGACCGGAAAAAGAAAGGGCTGAGCAGTAACTCGGACTTGGCTCAGATTGCTGCCCGTGTGGCTACGGCGAAATCTACGCTGATTTCTGCCCAGAATAATCTGTACGATCAGGAAGCCCAGTTTATGCGCCTGGTCGGGCTGCCGACCAAAGAACTGGTGACGCCTGTATTTGATTACAGCTTGTTGCCGCCTGATCTGGATATCGCGATCAACCAGGCCGTTGAAAATCATCCGGAGATCCAGGCAGCCATCCTGGATATCAAAGCGGCTCGCGAAGAAGTCAGGCGTGAGAAAGGGGGCTATTACCCTGAGCTGAAACTGGAAGCCTATGGCAACAAAAATGACAACATCGGGGGCGTCGAAGGGCCGGAGGAAGATGCCCGCGTGATGCTGACACTGGATTATGATTTGTTCAACGGTGGCAGCACCAATGCCCGCGTGGAATCGGCTGCCTGGCGCGCAGAGCAAGCCAGATCAATCCGTTTAAGAGCGGAACGTCAGGTGCGCGAAGGAACAACACTGGCGTGGAATGCCTATAACATGCTGGATAAACAAAAACAGCTGCTGCAACAGAACGTGGATGCCGCGAAAGCAGCAGAAGATGGTTATGTACAGCAGTTTAATGTTGGGCGACGTAGCCTGCTTGATGTGCTGGACGCAAAGGTGGAAGTCTTCCTTGCCAGAAAGAACTATGTCAATGCGTCATACGATCACACCCTGGCCGCTTACCGCATGTTCAATGCGATGGGGATTCTGACTTATGCATTACGCGTAGAACATCCTGAAGAATGGCAGACAGAGAAGGAGAAACGCGGATGA
- a CDS encoding HlyD family type I secretion periplasmic adaptor subunit: MSSQIMWSNNRQAYRSRKLIWLCVALCAATLIWASWAKLDEVVVGEGKVVPTLSVQKIQSLEGGIIRQVLVSQGDRVSQGQPLMILDDTRFRAAYQEAGQQVQSLLAQEKRLKAELGSVKVNPKADDWRQQVVIDKQPLDIDPGLPAELNARANYAERLEQLASELEQAKFRIDQQDQAYRDTQNTIQTLKRSLEIVEKEISMLRDVVASGAVAEVELLKLRRDYVKLVGDLASANTLAQKQKATYSEAIVDFRGIAFDFRSKAQGQLNEVSAKLAQLNESQQALADQLKRTQILSPVDGTVKDVLIRSIGGVVRPGEPMMELVPYNSSLIVETKISPQDIAFVHVGLEATVKFSAYDFVIYGGQKGKVIYVSADALQTEEGDAYYRAHIRLDANEEAQPFTIIPGMQTAVDILTGQKTVLSYWLKPLLRAKEVALREP, from the coding sequence ATGAGTAGTCAGATCATGTGGTCCAACAATCGTCAGGCTTACCGGTCACGTAAGCTGATTTGGCTGTGTGTCGCGCTGTGTGCAGCCACCCTGATTTGGGCCAGTTGGGCCAAGCTGGATGAAGTGGTCGTAGGCGAAGGAAAAGTGGTTCCCACATTATCGGTACAAAAGATTCAGAGCCTGGAAGGCGGCATTATCAGGCAGGTATTAGTGAGTCAGGGCGACCGGGTGAGTCAGGGCCAGCCTTTGATGATCTTGGACGATACCCGCTTTCGCGCTGCTTATCAGGAGGCCGGCCAGCAGGTCCAGAGCTTACTGGCTCAGGAAAAGCGACTCAAAGCCGAGCTGGGGAGTGTGAAGGTGAATCCAAAGGCAGACGATTGGCGTCAGCAAGTTGTCATCGATAAGCAGCCATTGGACATTGATCCGGGCTTACCCGCTGAGCTGAATGCGAGAGCCAACTATGCTGAGCGTTTAGAACAACTTGCTTCTGAACTGGAGCAGGCGAAGTTTCGTATTGATCAGCAGGATCAGGCATACCGAGATACTCAGAACACCATACAGACGCTCAAGCGCAGTCTGGAAATTGTCGAAAAAGAGATCTCAATGCTCAGGGATGTTGTGGCAAGCGGTGCCGTGGCCGAAGTTGAGCTGCTTAAACTGAGACGTGACTATGTCAAGCTGGTGGGTGATTTGGCCAGCGCCAACACTTTGGCACAAAAGCAGAAAGCGACTTATTCTGAAGCGATTGTTGATTTCAGAGGGATCGCGTTTGATTTTCGCTCCAAGGCACAGGGCCAGTTAAACGAAGTCTCGGCCAAGCTGGCTCAGCTGAATGAAAGCCAGCAGGCACTGGCCGATCAGCTCAAAAGGACACAAATTTTATCCCCGGTGGATGGCACGGTCAAAGATGTGTTGATCCGCTCGATTGGCGGCGTTGTTCGTCCCGGAGAACCCATGATGGAATTGGTGCCTTATAACAGCAGTCTGATTGTCGAAACCAAAATTTCGCCTCAGGATATCGCCTTTGTGCACGTGGGACTCGAAGCGACGGTAAAATTTTCCGCTTATGACTTTGTGATTTATGGCGGTCAGAAAGGCAAAGTCATTTATGTCAGTGCTGATGCACTGCAAACGGAAGAAGGGGATGCTTATTACCGGGCGCATATCCGGCTTGATGCAAATGAAGAGGCGCAGCCTTTCACGATCATACCCGGTATGCAAACAGCCGTTGATATATTGACCGGCCAGAAAACTGTTCTGAGCTACTGGCTTAAACCTTTATTAAGAGCGAAAGAAGTTGCTCTGCGTGAACCCTAA